Genomic DNA from Deltaproteobacteria bacterium:
CGAGCGGTCTGATGTAGGCTGCCTTCTGGTTGTTCGTTTTCAATGTTTCCAGAATTGCCTGGCTGATCTGCTCCTGGGTAAAAGGAATCTGCAGCATGACGGCGTGGGCGGAATGAAAAAGGCGCTCTACATGCTCCGGGAGGCGAAACACGGCTGAGCGGCCATCTTCACACTGATAGCAGCGAATGCCTTCAAACACTCCGAGTCCATAATGGATTGTGTGAGTGAGGATATGGACATTGGCCTCGTCCCAGTTCACAAAGGCTCCGTCCAACCAAATCTTTTCTGCTTTTTCGACCATAGTTGTTCTCCTCTGCAACAGATTGTCAAACAGGGCAATATGGTGCTGCAGCCGCAAGACCTGCACTGCTGTCGGCGGATGCTGTCGAGTGCAGATCAGCCTGCGCCACTAATAGGTATGTTGGAAAGGCAATCATGCAGATTCCTTCATCCCTGCTAGAGACTCGCTGTAGGGTTCTCGGGCAATGCCTCTTTCCGTGATAATGCCGGCAATCAGATGATGGGGAGTAACATCAAATGCAGGATTCAAGGCCTTTACCCCCGGGGGAGCCACCTGCTTGCCCATAACGTGGGTAACCTCCCGGCTGTCACGTTCTTCTATAGGTATATCTGTGCCGCTGGCCAGAGCAAAATCTACTGTGGACAGAGGCGCGGCCACATAGAATGGCACACCGTTTTCTCTGGCAAGAACCGCCACCGTATAGGTGCCGATTTTGTTTGCTGCGTCTCCATTTGCGGCGATGCGATCAGCACCAACCACAACAAGGTCTATCTGGCCGCGGTTCATTAGATAGCCAGCACTGCTGTCCGCAATGATGGTTACAGGAATGTTTTCCTGCTGCAGCTCCCAGGCGGTCAGACGGCTGCCTTGAAGAAAAGGTCTGGTTTCATCGGCAAAAACGCGAATATTTTTTCCCTGCTCCCGGGCGGCGCGTATGACCCCGAGGGCAGTTCCGTAGCCGGCTGTGGCCAGTGCACCGGCGTTGCAGTGGGTAAGCACAGCAGCCCCGTCTGGAATCAACTGCTGTCCGTGATGGCCAATCTGCCTGTTCAAGGCCTGGTCTTCGGCGAGCAAACGGTCTGCTTCCTGTCGCAGCAGGTCTTTCAGGGCAGCAACTGCAAGTTCGGGGTGAGAGCCTAGCACCTTCTTCATGCGCTGAATAGCCCAGAATAGATTGCTGGCAGTGGGTCTGGCTGCAGCCATTCGCTCGCAGAGTTGCTGAAATCTGCGCTCAAAGGTGCGGCGGTTATCCGTGGGGATATGGCTGGCGCCAAGGGCCAGGCCCATGGCAGCGGCCACTCCAATGGCTGGTGCACCGCGGATGACCATTTTGCGAATGGCGGCGACCACCTGCGCCAGGCTCCTGCACACCACGTAGCTCTCTTTGAGAGGGAGCTTGCGCTGATCAATCATGACCACCTGATCTTCTTGCCAGAAAATGGTAGGAACCATAGAAAGCCTGCCTCAACGGATGGCACAACAGGAAGGGTTTCCCTTCAGCTGCCAGGTCGGGTCACGAGGTCTTGTCCTCTTGTGACAGCTTCTCTTGCAGCAGCTCGTTCACCAGTTTGGGATTCGCTTTTCCCCTGGTGCGCTTCATTACCTGTCCCACAAAAAAGCCAAGGACCTTGACTTTGCCGCCTCGGTATTCTTCCACTTCTCGGGTGTGAGCCGCCAGCACCTCCTCCACTATCTTGCCAATCTCACCCCTGTCTGTGAGCTGCTTCAGCCCTTTTTCTTCCACCACGGTTTCAGCCGGTTTGCCAGTACGGTACATCTCTGCAAATACGGTCTTGGCGATCTTGCCGCTGATAATGCCCTTGTCGATCATGGCAAGCAGCTGTGCCAGTCCCTGAGGCGGTACTGGACACTGCTGGATTTCTCTTTCATCCCTTTTCAGTTGTCGGAGAAGCTCCACCATTATCCAGTTGCTGACCTTCTTGGGTTCAGGGTAGCTGCTGACACAAGCTTCGAAGTAGTCGGCCAGTTCCTTGCTGCCCGTGAGTACGGCGGCATCGTATTCCGGCAGCTTATACTGCTCGACAAAGCGCGCCTTTTTGGCGTCTGGCAACTCGGGAAGATCCGCCTGCACCTTCTCTATCCACTCCTGGTCCACTATCACCGGAACCAGGTCAGGATCGGGAAAATAGCGGTAGTCATGGGCCTCTTCCTTGCCCCGCATGCTGTGGGTGATGCCCTTGTTGCTGTCCCAGAGACGGGTTTCCTGGACAATCTTTCCTCCCTGCTGCAGGATGGCGCTTTGCCTCTTGATCTCGTACTCGAGGGCTTTTTGCACGAAACGAAAGGAGTTCATATTCTTGAGCTCTGTCTTGACGCCCAATCCTTCAGAACCCCGCGGCCGCAGGGAAATATTGGCATCACACCGCAAGCTTCCTTCCTCCATGTTGCCATCGCAGATGTCCAGGTATCTGAGAATGTCTCGCAGCTTTCGCAAATAGGCGGCAGCCTCCTCCGGCGTTTTGAGATCTGGCTCGCTGACGATTTCAATGAGGGGCACGCCGGTGCGGTTGAAATCCACGTAGCTCAGTGGTTGATTTTCGTCATGGATCAGTTTGCCGGCGTCTTCTTCCATGTGTATGCGAGTTATACCTATGCGTCTGCTTTTTCCGTTGACCTCGATGTCGATCCAGCCGTTCTCGGCCAGCGGCAGTTCGTACTGGGAAATTTGATAGCCTTTGGGCAGGTCAGGATAGAAGTAATTTTTTCTGGCAAAGCGGCTGTGAGGAGCAATCTGGCAATGGGTGGCGAGAGCCATGCGCAGGCTGTATTCCACCACCTTTCTGTTGAGCACCGGCAGCACACCTGGCATTCCAAGGCATACGGGGCAGGTGTGCGTGTTCGGCTCAGCCCCGAACTTTGTGCTGCAGCCGCAAAAGATCTTGCTTTCTGTGAGGAGCTGAGCATGAACTTCCAGGCCGATGACGGCTTCGTATTCCATGGCGTCTTCCCGACGTTGAACTGGTTGTGTGAGACATTATTCTATAGCATCAAAGGGAACTGGGAGCAAGCAGAGACCCACCTGGCCAGGGGTGATATTTGCGGGCAGCCGAAACGGGCATCGTGACCGTAGCCGTAGCCGAGCTCCCCGAAATGAGTTGTCGGTGGCTCCGAATGTTCTTTGCTCCGCAGGCATTCTTGCCAAGCACTTCCGCCCGCGGAGCTCAGCCGCGGCCATGGCTTTCAGCCAATTCCCGTAGCCGGGAGAACTCGAGGGAAAAACCTCGTGATGTGATGGCAGGAGAGGCATCACCGGGCGGAATGGGCAAGCCATTGCTATTCCACTGGAATCCTGGTATGAAACCGGTAAAATTGCCCGATGAATTTCCGGACCTCATGGTGCAAGAGGTAGTATATGGTTCTCAGACCCACCCGTTCTGCTGAAGATTGCCGGCTGCTAGTACTGTTTTACCTCCTCCTATCAGTGAGCTGCAGAGCGCATATTCCTGCTCCACCACCAGAGATTCAACATCCAGCAGCAAGAGCAGAACTTCCCAGGATGAAATACTCCATCCAGCTGGGCGCCTTTGCCAATGTGGACAATGCAGCCCGTCTCACCAGCACGCTCGAATCTCGTGGACTGGACGCCTACTATTTTCGGCACAGTTCAGGTCTCTTCAAGGTAAGATGCGGCGACTTTGCCTCACGAACAGAGGCTCTGCACAAGGCTGAGAACCTTGTGGCTTCTGGAGTCATTCGGGAATACTACCTGGTGAAGCCCGATGAACATGCTGCAACCGTTCAGAAAAAATACGCAGCCATTGATCTTAGAAATCGCCTCGTTCGCACCGCAACAAGCTACCTGGGGCTTCCCTACCGATGGGGCGGCTCTTCTCCACGAAAAGGCTTTGATTGCAGTGGCCTTACCATGGCTGTCTACAGGCTCAACGGCCTCAAATTGCCCCGTTCTTCTCGACAACAGTTCAAGACCGGCTATCAGATCCCGCCAGGCAAGCTCCTGAAAGGAGATCTGGTCTTTTTCTACACCTCTGGAGGACACAGGATCTCGCACGTGGGAATCTATATAGGACACGGAAAATTCATCCATGCTCCCGGCACTGGGAAGCAAATCCGCATTGATCGACTGGACAATGTCTACTATTCTCGCCACTTCGCTGGAGCACGAACCTATCTGCAGTGATGCAGGCAGGTTCGAGGAGAAGCTGCGGAGCCTGGAATGTCCCTCGTGGACAGTGGCACCGATATCAGGCAGGGTGCATAGAGGGGCCTTCCCTGCTCTAGGCTCATTTACTATGCGTTCAGAGCAGATGGCAAAGGAGCTCTAATATGAAGATATTGAGATTCTTGCAGAACGGCTCACCGGTTTACGGCATTCTCGAGCGAGACACTATATCACCGTGCCACGGAGATCCATTTGAAGGTCTGCAGCCGAGGGGAGAATCCCTCGAGCTCAGCAGCGTACAGCTGCTGCCTCCCGTGTCTCCGCCAAATGTGATCTGTCTGGGGCTCAACTACAAACGGCATGCCCGGGAATTCGGCCTGCCTCACCCTGAAAAGCCCTTGATTTTCCTCAAGACTACCACCGCAGTTTGCGGGCCGGGCGACGCCATTGTCTTGCCGGAGCACAATCCTGAGGAGATTGATTACGAGGCTGAACTGGCAATTATCATCGGCAAGAAAACCAGGAACGTAACAGCAGACAGGGCCCTGGAGCATGTGTTGGGATATACTGTTGCCAATGATGTGACTAACAGGGCGGCGCAGGCTGCAGAAAGCCAATGGGCCAGGGCAAAGAGCTACGACACCTTCTGCCCTCTGGGACCAGTGATTGCCACTGATGTGGATGGAGACAACCTGCCTATTAGCTGTCGTGTGGACGGCCAACTCATGCAGTCTTCCAACACTGCGGATATGTTTTTTTCCTGCCCGGAGATCGTGGCCTATCTCTCTCAGTGCATGACCCTGCTGCCCGGCACAGTAATTCTCACTGGAACACCAGAGGGCGTAGGGTTCAAAAGGACCCCACCGGTGTTCCTCAGAGAGGGACAGCTTGTCGAGTGCGAGATCACAGGCATAGGCAAGCTCGCCAATCCCGTTAAAAGGCATGCAGCGGCAGCAGGATCAGCCTGCAACTGACTTGTGGGAACTCCACCCATGGCATCCGAAACCTTCAAAGACTACTTTTCAGATCAGGCAGCGGCCTACATGGCATACAGACCCCGTTACCCCTCAGCTCTGTTCGATTACCTGGCCACAGTAGCACCGGCAAACACGCGGGCCTGGGATTGCGCCACTGGCAGCGGTCAGGCTGCGCTGGGTTTGGCTCCTCTTTTCAAACAAGTTATTGCCACTGATGCCAGCGAAGCGCAGATAGCCAGGGCAACAGGGGCGGACAATATTGTCTATGACGTTGCTGCGGCAGAAAAAAGCGGCATCGAAACAGCTTCTGTAGATCTGATCGTGGTAGCCCAGGCGCTGCACTGGTTCGATCTGGACAGCTTCTATGTTGAAGCAGCGAGAGTTCTCAAGCCTTGCGGGATAATCGCTGCTTTCTGCTACAGCCTGCTCAGCATCAATCCTGCCCTCGATAGAGTCATTGCTGTTTATTACAGAGACATCGTGGGCCCTTATTGGCCGCCTGAAAGGATACTTGTTGACAACGGTTACCGCAGCATACCATTTCCTTTTTCAGAGCTGTTGCCGCCAGAGTTTGGTATGGAGATTTCCTGGAGTCTGGAACATCTGGTGGGCTATCTGGGCACCTGGTCGGCAGCCCAGAAATTCAGGGAGGCAAAGCAGGAGGATCCTGTTCAGCTCATCCTGGATGAGCTGAAGCGGGCCTGGGGCACCGCCGCAGAGCAGAGACTCATCCAGTGGCCCATCCACATGAGAATCGGTAGACAACCTCGGGCATGAGGGGTGATTTGGAGATACCCAGGGGTGAAGCCGTCAAAGGTGCCACGGCAACGAAGTAAGAGCCGGACAACGTCGCCGCCAGCCGAAATGGGCCTCGTAGGCTTGGCCGTAGCCGAGCACCCCGAGTGGAGGTGCTTGGCAGGAAGGCCTGCTCCGCAAAGAACATAGTCGCAAATTCCAGGTAGCCTCAGTTGGCCTGTGGGCAGGCCACGGTTTCATATTAACCTCGGCTAACCAGGTTGCGGGTAATGAGTTGTCGGTGGCTCCGAATGTTCTTTGCTCCGCAGACATTCCTGCCGTGCCACTTGGAGAGCTTTTCTCTTTGACCTTTGTTGTAAGTCAAGATTAGCCGAGAGCCGTGGCCACCATCCGAAACGGGCATCGTAGCCCTGGCCGTAACCGATAAACGTGGGACGGGGATGTTGCCGCGAAAGTGAACGGGTCACAGCAACGAAGGAAGAGCCGAACAACGTGGCCGGTAGCCGAAACGGGCCTCGTAACCCTAGCCCTAGCCGAGCTCCTCTTCTTCGCCCTTACACGGCCTGCATGGCGGCAGGTTCCCTGGGTGACGAGCGGCTGAGTGCTGCCTGTTCCTCCAGTTCTGCAGGCGACAGGCGGATTCCCTGGGGAAGTTGGGGGAGAATTGCGGTCTTGGGCGGAGCGCTCCCCGCACGCATTTCAGCCAGCACATGGGACAGATCCAGAAGAGACCTTCCCTCGCCGATGAGGGTGAGTGCCGGCACCTGGGAAGTTTCCACGAGCTCGAGAGCCTTGCGCACTGTTTCGGGGGTGTGGTGAAAAGAGGCGTATATACGAATTTCATCGTAGTGGAGCCTGGTGGTGTCTACCCGCAGTTCTGAACCGCGGGGGCAGCCGCCGAAGAGATTGACCCGGCCTCCTGGTCTTACGAGCTCCGGGGCAAGGTTCCATGTCTCTGGCCTGCCCACCGCTTCTATGACGCAATCGAAGCCCAGGCCCCGCTTTGAGTAGTCTGCTCGCAAACTGGCGGCCAGTTCAGCTGAAAGTAAACCCGCAACAGTATTAGCCGCCCCTAGCTGCCGAGCGATATCGAGACGGGCTGGCAGTATATCCACACAGGTGACTTCAGCTCCTGCCAACACTGAAAGGCGAGCCAACATGAGGCCAAGAGGTCCGCAGCCGATAACGAGGACGCTTTCGCCTGTGCTGACATCGACATCCTCCACCCCTTTTACGGCACAGGCGAGAGGTTCCACCAGGGCAGCTTTAAAGGCTGGCAACTCGTCTGGTAGGCTGTGGCAGTTGGTGTTGGCGATGCGGGCAGGCACCACGGTGTATTCGGCGTAGGCGCCGTTGGCAAAGATGACCTCTCTGCAAAGATTGGGTTTGCCGAGTTCGCAGAAATAACACCTGCCGCAGGGGGCGGAATTTGCTGCTACTACCCGGCTGCCAACAGGAAAACGCTTGTTCTTGCTGCTTACTACCAGGCCGGCAAATTCATGACCAAACACTGCTGGTGGGGTGATCATGCGCTCGTGATAGCCTCTGAGGAGGACCTTCAGGTCTGTACCGCAGGTAAGGGCCGCCTCCACCTGGACTAACAGTTCGCCATCCCGGGGTACGGGAACCGGTATGCGCTCGAGACGGAGGTCCTCTTTGCCATAGAGCAGGCAG
This window encodes:
- the mtnA gene encoding S-methyl-5-thioribose-1-phosphate isomerase, with amino-acid sequence MVPTIFWQEDQVVMIDQRKLPLKESYVVCRSLAQVVAAIRKMVIRGAPAIGVAAAMGLALGASHIPTDNRRTFERRFQQLCERMAAARPTASNLFWAIQRMKKVLGSHPELAVAALKDLLRQEADRLLAEDQALNRQIGHHGQQLIPDGAAVLTHCNAGALATAGYGTALGVIRAAREQGKNIRVFADETRPFLQGSRLTAWELQQENIPVTIIADSSAGYLMNRGQIDLVVVGADRIAANGDAANKIGTYTVAVLARENGVPFYVAAPLSTVDFALASGTDIPIEERDSREVTHVMGKQVAPPGVKALNPAFDVTPHHLIAGIITERGIAREPYSESLAGMKESA
- the gatB gene encoding Asp-tRNA(Asn)/Glu-tRNA(Gln) amidotransferase subunit GatB → MEYEAVIGLEVHAQLLTESKIFCGCSTKFGAEPNTHTCPVCLGMPGVLPVLNRKVVEYSLRMALATHCQIAPHSRFARKNYFYPDLPKGYQISQYELPLAENGWIDIEVNGKSRRIGITRIHMEEDAGKLIHDENQPLSYVDFNRTGVPLIEIVSEPDLKTPEEAAAYLRKLRDILRYLDICDGNMEEGSLRCDANISLRPRGSEGLGVKTELKNMNSFRFVQKALEYEIKRQSAILQQGGKIVQETRLWDSNKGITHSMRGKEEAHDYRYFPDPDLVPVIVDQEWIEKVQADLPELPDAKKARFVEQYKLPEYDAAVLTGSKELADYFEACVSSYPEPKKVSNWIMVELLRQLKRDEREIQQCPVPPQGLAQLLAMIDKGIISGKIAKTVFAEMYRTGKPAETVVEEKGLKQLTDRGEIGKIVEEVLAAHTREVEEYRGGKVKVLGFFVGQVMKRTRGKANPKLVNELLQEKLSQEDKTS
- a CDS encoding C40 family peptidase, coding for MKYSIQLGAFANVDNAARLTSTLESRGLDAYYFRHSSGLFKVRCGDFASRTEALHKAENLVASGVIREYYLVKPDEHAATVQKKYAAIDLRNRLVRTATSYLGLPYRWGGSSPRKGFDCSGLTMAVYRLNGLKLPRSSRQQFKTGYQIPPGKLLKGDLVFFYTSGGHRISHVGIYIGHGKFIHAPGTGKQIRIDRLDNVYYSRHFAGARTYLQ
- a CDS encoding fumarylacetoacetate hydrolase family protein; this encodes MKILRFLQNGSPVYGILERDTISPCHGDPFEGLQPRGESLELSSVQLLPPVSPPNVICLGLNYKRHAREFGLPHPEKPLIFLKTTTAVCGPGDAIVLPEHNPEEIDYEAELAIIIGKKTRNVTADRALEHVLGYTVANDVTNRAAQAAESQWARAKSYDTFCPLGPVIATDVDGDNLPISCRVDGQLMQSSNTADMFFSCPEIVAYLSQCMTLLPGTVILTGTPEGVGFKRTPPVFLREGQLVECEITGIGKLANPVKRHAAAAGSACN
- a CDS encoding class I SAM-dependent methyltransferase — encoded protein: MASETFKDYFSDQAAAYMAYRPRYPSALFDYLATVAPANTRAWDCATGSGQAALGLAPLFKQVIATDASEAQIARATGADNIVYDVAAAEKSGIETASVDLIVVAQALHWFDLDSFYVEAARVLKPCGIIAAFCYSLLSINPALDRVIAVYYRDIVGPYWPPERILVDNGYRSIPFPFSELLPPEFGMEISWSLEHLVGYLGTWSAAQKFREAKQEDPVQLILDELKRAWGTAAEQRLIQWPIHMRIGRQPRA
- a CDS encoding zinc-binding dehydrogenase, giving the protein MVMNATVPETMWACLLYGKEDLRLERIPVPVPRDGELLVQVEAALTCGTDLKVLLRGYHERMITPPAVFGHEFAGLVVSSKNKRFPVGSRVVAANSAPCGRCYFCELGKPNLCREVIFANGAYAEYTVVPARIANTNCHSLPDELPAFKAALVEPLACAVKGVEDVDVSTGESVLVIGCGPLGLMLARLSVLAGAEVTCVDILPARLDIARQLGAANTVAGLLSAELAASLRADYSKRGLGFDCVIEAVGRPETWNLAPELVRPGGRVNLFGGCPRGSELRVDTTRLHYDEIRIYASFHHTPETVRKALELVETSQVPALTLIGEGRSLLDLSHVLAEMRAGSAPPKTAILPQLPQGIRLSPAELEEQAALSRSSPREPAAMQAV